From the Labrus mixtus chromosome 10, fLabMix1.1, whole genome shotgun sequence genome, the window TCTGTTTGATACTGCGGACCCCTGTGCGTGCCCGAGTAGTGCTGAGCTCAGTAAGGCTGTGTCAGTGTCATTGGGTTTGGATACCGTCTCTCCACCTCTCAACAACACGAATCAGTGCTCCAGCAGCGCCTTCGCAGACTTCGAGCCCGCAGAGAAAAATAGTTCCCGAGGAGTCCAGGAGTTAGGGGCGGCTCCGAGCATGAACCTAGAAGGcagcaggctgctgctgctggatgagACAAACCTGAGAGAGGACGAGGACTGCATCCAGCAGGTGAGCTGCATGGAGCTGCTCGGGTCGGGTGGAATGGACAGCGCGCACACCATGACGCGTGGCTCGATGATCTCCAGATATGTTTGCAAGGAATCAAACTTGTTTATAAACCAGCTGAATGAGATGCCCGCGCCATCTCAGGTGGAGGAGGCTCCCTTACCTTTGGAATCCTACTCTTCATACTCCACCAATCCAGATCACTACAGAGAGACAATGTGGTGCGAGTATAGCGGACGATCCGAGCCAGAGAGAGGCGAATCTGATGGACATAATTCGctgtgtaaatactgtaatgGTGGACAGGTCTCTTTTGGATCCAGGCATGAATGCCACTGTGTCTGGTACAACAAGGCTGAGCAGCAGGGTGGTAAAGGTGGCACCCGAGCAGCAGCGGCACACGGGTTCGGTCAAGTGGAAAGTTACCAAAGGGCGATCCCTCAAGGGCATGCCAACTTTTCCAGCATTAAAACAGAGCCTTCAGTCTGGATCAATTGCACAGATCGCACTTTCAGGTAATTAAGCTCTTTGCAAAGGTATGTTCTCACTTGCTTTCATTGGCATCAGGTCAGGAGGGAAGTCCTGAACTAccacacagaaataaaaggaGAGCTGCACAGTGTCCAGTGACCACGCTTCAGTGGTTCAATGTGCCAAGCTGTACAATTGTTTGTGCATTGTTTGATTTGGTCATTTTTGTTACTGGAAACAGTGTCATGAATTTGATGCTTTATTAAATCCATCCTAATGCTTTATAGAAGCGCTGCacttcttcatctcttcatccaGATGTCTTTGTAGAGGGCTGCAAAACATCACTGGCTTTGCTCAAAGACGTCATACATAAATCAAACGTAGTTAGCGTTATTATTGTTTAGGTGTTCATTTCAGTGACTTTATGTTGTCTAACTGTGATATCATtcttcagctcctgcagcaccCAGCACGTGCTCTCCTTGGCCTTGGCCATGTTGTGTTTCTACGTGCAGCTTTACCGACTCAAAGTTCACCTTATCCCTAACTTTTCAGCAATGTCCTTATTTGTGCTGTGACTAACTCCACAAATATCAGTGTCGCTATAAAAACCAGAGATACAGCACCTGTTGCTCTGCGCTCggactgaaaagaaaacagtctgTTTCCACTTTGTGATGCTTAAGGAGAGATCCTGAAATATTAAGTCCAGAGATCTTTATCACAGATTTCTGTTTAACCTTGACTTGAAATGATATAAATCAAAGCATTGATAAATCTCTTTTTATAGTTTGAATGGATTAAAGGACTCAGTTCACTGaataacatgcaaacacagactCAAAAGAAAGTCCTGTCGACCTTAGTCTGATTTTTACATAtctgtttaatttaattgtagCTGtccaggattttaaaaaatgtacaagctGTGCCCTCATGTGAATCCTTAAAcagcttctctttgtgtgtgtgtgtgtgtgtgtgtgtgtgtgtgtgtgtgtgtgtgtgtgtgtgtgtgtgtgtgtgtgtgtgtgtgtgcaggcatgAGGATTTGTTTCCAGGTGTGTACCTGTCCGACAGAAGAGTGTGTCAGGTGTGCGGGGATGATGCCTCAGGTTGTCACTATGGAGCAGTCACCTGTGGCAGCTGCAAAGTGTTCTTCAAGAGGGCTGCTGCAGGTGGGTACACACGCACATgctcacacagcacacacacacacacacacacacacacacacactcacacagtttcCCATCCGCTTATTTAATTTCTTACACCCACACTCTGGCTCATGCAAACAGAGCACAGTGACCTGGCTCCATGAGGGCGAGTTATTTGTTATCAGCAAACGCCTACATGTCGTTGCTACGAGTGGAAGCTTAGGCATTGTTGAAGTCGCTCCCTCATCCCTCAGGACTTTTTGTATACCACCAGGTAAGCAGAACCACCTGTGTGCCAGCCGGAACGACTGCACCATTGACAAACTGCGTCGGAAGAACTGCGCCTCGTGCCGCTTGAAGAGATGCTTCATGTCGGGGATGAGCCTCAAAGGTGAGGAACTGAAGATGAGAGCTGAAGGAAAGAATGTGTGGAGTGTGTTTTGGAAACTGGGGTCAGGTAGTCTGCACATTCGTTGGATCAGAACCAACAATTTAGATGTTCC encodes:
- the LOC132982444 gene encoding androgen receptor-like; translated protein: MNDLFDTADPCACPSSAELSKAVSVSLGLDTVSPPLNNTNQCSSSAFADFEPAEKNSSRGVQELGAAPSMNLEGSRLLLLDETNLREDEDCIQQVSCMELLGSGGMDSAHTMTRGSMISRYVCKESNLFINQLNEMPAPSQVEEAPLPLESYSSYSTNPDHYRETMWCEYSGRSEPERGESDGHNSLCKYCNGGQVSFGSRHECHCVWYNKAEQQGGKGGTRAAAAHGFGQVESYQRAIPQGHANFSSIKTEPSVWINCTDRTFRHEDLFPGVYLSDRRVCQVCGDDASGCHYGAVTCGSCKVFFKRAAAGKQNHLCASRNDCTIDKLRRKNCASCRLKRCFMSGMSLKGRRLKGAGQSRNGEEEQAQTSWGPGERERGGRQDVMLEPGSVAARAQSSQAFALGIPPTLRSCLSLLSVLQAIEPAVVNAGHDHALPDSAASLLTSLNELGERQLVTVVRWAKEIPGFRDLHVDDQMSLIQLSWMGVMVFALGWRSYTLTNSSMLYFAPDLVFNDQRMQVSSMYEHCVRMKLLSQRFCMLKVTQEEFLCMKALVLFSIMPMEGLKSQRCFDELRTSYIKELDRLASHRGETTRTQRLFQLTQLLDYLQSIVRKLHQFTYDLFIQAQSLQTRVNFPEMISEIVSVHVPKILSGMVRPILFHNTA